One genomic region from Ralstonia pseudosolanacearum encodes:
- a CDS encoding efflux RND transporter permease subunit, with amino-acid sequence MFERLLRAVIAQRWLVLLAVLGAAAYGVYSYTRLSIDAVPDITNVQVQINTPAPGYSPLETEQRITYPLEMAMAGLPKLEQTRSLSRYGLSQVTVIFKEGTDIYFARQLVSERLQAAKEQLPDGISPGMGPVSTGLGEIYLWTVEADAGARKPDGAAYTPADLRELQDWVIRPQIRNVPGVTEVNTIGGFAREFLVATSPERLASYKLTLADIVTALERNNANVGAGYIERRGEQYLVRAPGQLRDAADIGNVVIASPNGTPVRLRDVAAIESGSELRTGAATSNGREVVLGTAVLLMGENSRTVAQAVDKRIQEIRRTLPAGVRVETVYDRTVLVDKAIATVKKNLLEGAILVMAVLFLFLGNLRAAVLTALVIPLSMLMTFSGMVSAKVSANLMSLGALDFGIIVDGAVVIVENCVRRLAHAQYALGRPLTRAERFEEVFQAAREARRPLLYGQLIIMVVYLPIFALSGVEGKMFHPMAITVVLALAAAMVLSITFVPAAVALGMGERVAEKENRLMGWARRLYAPLLERALAAPAVVLTFAAVAVSVSLVAALRLGAEFVPNLNEGDFSIQAMRVPGTGLAQSLEMQMQIERTLKAKFPEIARVFARTGTAEIATDVMPPSISDGYIMLRPERDWPAGPDGTRRDRDQLLADIRATVEALPGNAYEFSQPIQLRFNELISGVRSDVAVKLFGDDMTVLEKQAQAIAAQLGRLAGAAEVKIEQTGGLPFLNIDIDREKAARYGLAIGAIQDTVSAAIGGKGAGTVFQGDRRFGIVVRLPEAARSDPAALGRLPLALPNGQGYVPLSEVATLHEVTGPNQVSREDGKRRIVVSANVRGRDIASFVQEAQRALDAQIRLPAGYWMAWGGQFEQLQSATERLQVVVPLALALVFTLLFMMFGNLKDGLLVFSGIPFALSGGVVALALRGIPLSISAAVGFIALSGVAVLNGLVMLSFIRSLREDGKPVDAAVREGALTRLRPVLMTALVASLGFVPMALATGTGAEVQRPLATVVIGGILSSTALTLLVLPVLYRLAYRRDSRDSRDGVAAPADAAAASAVR; translated from the coding sequence ATGTTCGAACGTCTGTTGCGCGCTGTGATCGCTCAGCGCTGGCTGGTGCTGCTGGCCGTGCTGGGCGCCGCGGCGTATGGCGTCTACAGCTATACGCGCCTGTCCATCGATGCGGTGCCCGACATCACCAATGTGCAAGTGCAGATCAACACGCCGGCGCCGGGCTACTCGCCGCTGGAGACCGAGCAGCGCATCACCTATCCGCTGGAGATGGCGATGGCGGGCCTGCCGAAGCTGGAGCAGACGCGCTCGCTGTCGCGCTACGGCCTGTCGCAGGTGACGGTGATCTTCAAGGAGGGCACCGACATCTACTTCGCCCGCCAGTTGGTGAGCGAGCGCCTGCAGGCTGCCAAGGAGCAGCTGCCCGACGGCATCTCGCCGGGCATGGGGCCCGTCTCCACCGGCCTGGGCGAGATCTACCTGTGGACCGTCGAAGCGGACGCCGGCGCGCGCAAGCCTGACGGCGCCGCCTACACGCCCGCAGACCTGCGCGAGCTGCAGGACTGGGTGATCCGCCCGCAGATCCGCAACGTGCCGGGCGTGACGGAGGTCAACACCATCGGCGGCTTTGCCCGCGAATTCCTGGTCGCGACCAGCCCGGAGCGGCTGGCTTCTTACAAGCTGACGCTGGCCGATATCGTGACCGCGCTCGAGCGCAACAACGCGAATGTCGGCGCGGGCTATATCGAGCGCAGGGGCGAGCAGTACCTGGTGCGCGCGCCCGGCCAGCTGCGCGACGCGGCCGACATCGGCAACGTGGTCATCGCCAGCCCCAACGGCACGCCGGTGCGCCTGCGCGACGTCGCCGCCATCGAAAGCGGCAGCGAGCTGCGCACCGGCGCGGCCACCAGCAACGGCCGCGAAGTCGTGCTCGGCACGGCCGTCCTGCTGATGGGGGAGAACAGCCGCACGGTCGCGCAGGCGGTGGACAAGCGCATCCAGGAGATCCGCCGCACGCTGCCGGCCGGCGTGCGCGTGGAAACGGTCTACGACCGCACCGTGCTGGTCGACAAGGCCATCGCCACCGTCAAGAAGAACCTGCTGGAGGGCGCCATCCTGGTGATGGCGGTGCTGTTCCTCTTCCTCGGCAACCTGCGCGCGGCGGTGCTGACGGCGCTGGTGATTCCGTTGTCGATGCTGATGACCTTCAGCGGCATGGTGTCGGCCAAGGTCAGTGCCAACCTGATGAGCCTGGGCGCGCTGGACTTCGGCATCATCGTCGACGGCGCGGTGGTGATCGTCGAGAACTGCGTGCGCCGGCTGGCGCATGCGCAGTACGCGCTCGGCCGGCCGCTCACGCGCGCCGAGCGCTTCGAAGAGGTCTTCCAGGCCGCCCGCGAGGCGCGCCGGCCGCTGCTGTACGGCCAGCTCATCATCATGGTGGTCTACCTGCCGATCTTTGCGCTGTCGGGTGTGGAAGGGAAGATGTTCCACCCGATGGCGATCACGGTGGTGCTGGCGCTGGCCGCGGCCATGGTGTTGTCGATCACCTTCGTGCCGGCGGCGGTGGCGCTGGGCATGGGCGAGCGCGTGGCGGAGAAAGAGAACCGCCTGATGGGCTGGGCGCGCCGGCTGTACGCGCCGTTGCTGGAGCGCGCGCTGGCCGCGCCCGCCGTGGTGCTGACCTTTGCAGCGGTGGCGGTGAGCGTGTCGCTGGTCGCCGCCCTGCGCCTGGGGGCCGAGTTTGTGCCCAACCTGAACGAAGGCGACTTCTCTATCCAGGCCATGCGGGTGCCCGGCACGGGCCTGGCGCAGTCGCTCGAGATGCAGATGCAGATCGAGCGCACGCTCAAGGCGAAGTTTCCCGAGATCGCGCGCGTGTTCGCCCGCACCGGCACCGCCGAGATCGCCACCGACGTGATGCCGCCCAGCATCTCCGACGGCTACATCATGCTGCGCCCCGAGCGGGACTGGCCGGCCGGGCCCGACGGCACGCGGCGCGATCGCGACCAACTGCTGGCCGACATCCGCGCCACGGTAGAGGCGCTGCCGGGCAACGCCTACGAGTTCTCGCAGCCGATCCAGTTGCGCTTCAACGAGCTGATCTCGGGCGTGCGCAGCGACGTGGCCGTCAAGCTGTTCGGCGACGACATGACCGTGCTGGAGAAGCAGGCCCAGGCCATTGCCGCCCAGCTCGGCCGGCTCGCGGGCGCGGCCGAGGTGAAGATCGAGCAGACCGGCGGCCTGCCGTTCCTCAACATCGACATCGATCGCGAGAAGGCGGCGCGCTACGGGCTGGCCATCGGCGCGATCCAGGACACGGTCTCCGCCGCCATCGGCGGCAAGGGCGCGGGCACGGTGTTCCAGGGGGACCGGCGCTTCGGCATCGTCGTGCGCCTGCCGGAAGCGGCGCGCAGCGATCCGGCTGCGCTGGGCCGCCTGCCGCTGGCGCTGCCCAACGGCCAGGGCTACGTGCCGCTGTCGGAGGTTGCCACGCTGCACGAGGTGACCGGCCCGAACCAGGTCAGCCGTGAAGACGGCAAGCGCCGCATCGTGGTCAGCGCCAACGTGCGCGGGCGCGACATCGCCTCGTTCGTGCAGGAAGCGCAGCGCGCGCTCGATGCGCAGATCCGTCTGCCGGCCGGCTACTGGATGGCGTGGGGTGGCCAGTTCGAGCAGTTGCAGTCGGCCACCGAACGGCTGCAGGTGGTGGTGCCGTTGGCGCTTGCGTTGGTGTTCACGCTGCTGTTCATGATGTTCGGCAACCTGAAGGACGGCCTGCTGGTGTTCTCGGGCATTCCGTTCGCGCTCAGCGGCGGCGTCGTGGCGCTGGCGCTGCGCGGCATTCCGCTGTCGATCTCGGCGGCGGTGGGCTTCATCGCGCTGTCGGGTGTGGCGGTGCTCAACGGGCTGGTGATGCTGAGCTTCATCCGCAGCCTGCGCGAAGACGGCAAGCCGGTCGACGCGGCGGTGCGGGAAGGGGCGCTGACGCGCCTGCGCCCGGTGCTGATGACGGCGCTGGTCGCCTCGCTCGGCTTCGTGCCGATGGCGCTGGCCACCGGGACCGGCGCCGAGGTGCAGCGTCCGTTGGCGACGGTGGTGATCGGCGGGATCCTGTCGTCGACGGCGCTGACGCTGCTGGTGCTGCCGGTGCTGTACCGGCTGGCTTACCGCCGCGACAGCCGCGACAGCCGCGATGGTGTGGCGGCGCCGGCGGACGCGGCTGCGGCATCCGCCGTGCGGTAG
- a CDS encoding HAD hydrolase-like protein translates to MHSQLIALDFDGTLADSFACFRASLNELAARHGFRALDDALLDQARGLSAREVMQLLGVPLWKTPRITVEMRRRMSERAAQIRLFPGVDDTLHQLAARGVRIAIATSNAEGLVRTTLGAAGGLVTDFSCGLSVFGKKRKLEALIASAGLRPEQALYVGDEIRDAQAAQAAGIPFRGVAWGYTAPSALQPHCDAPLLERPEDLLAV, encoded by the coding sequence ATGCACAGCCAACTGATCGCCCTGGATTTCGACGGCACGCTGGCCGACTCCTTTGCCTGCTTTCGCGCGTCGCTCAATGAGCTGGCGGCCAGGCACGGCTTCCGCGCGCTCGACGACGCGCTGCTCGACCAGGCGCGCGGCCTGTCCGCCCGGGAGGTCATGCAACTGCTCGGGGTGCCGCTGTGGAAGACGCCGCGCATCACCGTCGAGATGCGGCGGCGGATGAGCGAACGCGCGGCGCAGATCCGGCTGTTTCCGGGCGTCGACGACACGCTGCACCAACTGGCCGCGCGCGGCGTGCGGATCGCCATCGCCACCTCCAATGCCGAAGGCCTGGTGCGTACCACCCTCGGCGCGGCCGGCGGCCTGGTCACCGACTTCAGCTGCGGCCTCTCCGTGTTCGGCAAGAAGCGCAAGCTCGAAGCCTTGATTGCCTCGGCCGGATTGCGGCCGGAACAGGCCCTGTATGTCGGCGACGAGATCCGCGATGCGCAGGCCGCGCAAGCGGCCGGCATCCCGTTCAGGGGCGTCGCGTGGGGCTACACCGCGCCGTCGGCGCTGCAGCCGCACTGCGACGCGCCGCTGCTGGAGCGCCCGGAGGACTTGCTGGCCGTGTGA
- a CDS encoding efflux RND transporter periplasmic adaptor subunit: MTLPRQQRRAIALIVALGALAGAALWWGMGARQAAHAESEAEQPAAHAEHAEAPKAEPAEAPHAETLAMTAEAIANAAIGVEAAGAAELRTEVVLPGEIRLNDDRTAHVVPRVAGVAEQVAVELGQAVTRGQLLAVLSSPALSDQRSELQAAQQRLALAQEAHAREKRLWEQGIAAAQDYQQARTALQEARIAADNARQKLAAIGAAPAGTALNRFELRAPFDGVVVARHLSQGEAVQAEAAVFTIADLRTVWADFAVTAKDLEAVTTHATATVRATATGTAVQGKVSYVGALLGEQTRSAPARVTLDNPKRAWRPGMFVSVSVESGRVPVPVAVRADAVQTVDEKPSVFVPVPAGFEVRPVKTGRSDGTWTEILDGLPAGTRYAAANSYVLKAEAGKSADHGH; the protein is encoded by the coding sequence ATGACACTTCCTCGACAACAACGGCGCGCGATCGCACTGATCGTCGCGTTGGGCGCGCTGGCCGGCGCTGCACTGTGGTGGGGCATGGGCGCGCGGCAAGCGGCCCATGCCGAAAGCGAGGCCGAGCAGCCGGCCGCTCACGCTGAGCACGCAGAGGCGCCGAAGGCCGAACCCGCCGAGGCGCCGCACGCCGAGACCCTCGCCATGACCGCCGAAGCCATCGCCAACGCGGCCATCGGCGTGGAGGCGGCGGGGGCGGCGGAATTGCGCACGGAGGTGGTCCTGCCCGGCGAGATCCGCCTGAACGACGACCGCACGGCCCACGTGGTGCCGCGCGTGGCGGGCGTGGCCGAGCAGGTGGCGGTGGAGCTGGGCCAGGCGGTCACGCGCGGGCAGCTGCTGGCGGTGCTGTCGAGCCCGGCCCTGTCGGACCAGCGCAGCGAACTGCAGGCTGCGCAGCAGCGCCTGGCGCTCGCGCAGGAAGCGCACGCGCGCGAGAAGCGCCTGTGGGAGCAGGGCATCGCCGCCGCGCAGGATTACCAGCAGGCGCGCACCGCGCTGCAGGAAGCGCGCATCGCCGCGGACAACGCGCGCCAGAAGCTCGCCGCCATCGGCGCGGCACCGGCCGGGACGGCACTCAACCGCTTCGAGCTGCGCGCGCCGTTCGATGGCGTGGTGGTCGCGCGGCACCTGTCGCAGGGCGAGGCGGTGCAGGCGGAAGCCGCGGTGTTCACCATTGCCGATCTGCGCACCGTGTGGGCGGATTTTGCCGTCACGGCCAAGGACCTGGAAGCGGTGACCACGCACGCCACGGCCACGGTGCGCGCCACGGCCACCGGCACGGCGGTGCAGGGCAAAGTCTCATACGTCGGCGCGCTGCTGGGCGAGCAGACGCGCAGCGCGCCTGCCCGCGTCACGCTCGACAACCCCAAGCGCGCGTGGCGCCCGGGCATGTTCGTCAGCGTATCGGTGGAGTCGGGCCGGGTGCCGGTGCCGGTGGCCGTGCGCGCCGATGCCGTGCAGACCGTCGACGAGAAGCCCTCGGTGTTCGTGCCCGTGCCGGCCGGCTTCGAAGTGCGCCCCGTCAAGACCGGCCGCTCCGACGGCACCTGGACGGAAATCCTCGACGGCCTGCCCGCCGGCACCCGCTATGCCGCCGCCAACAGCTACGTGCTGAAGGCCGAAGCCGGCAAGTCCGCCGACCACGGCCACTGA
- a CDS encoding M20 family peptidase: MDAPLRGRGAAIRRAVGRLLFVLVVGLAVLAACIAFNTWRHDSRQLDVPPAAPLAVDGAAAAARLGEAIRARTISSFTDAQQNADQFRQLHALLAARYPKAHAAMQREPVGDFSLLYTWKGSDPSLKPILLMAHQDVVPVAPGMEGDWTEPPFAGVVKDGMVWGRGAWDDKGNLIAQMEAAELLVASGFRPRRTIHFAFGADEEVGGERGAARIAALLKSRGEQLAFVIDEGLLITEGVVPGLTKPAALIGVTEKGFLSVALKVSATPGHSSMPPAPGESAIAMMSAALKHLDDQQLPAGIRGVTREMFETLAPEMNGLNRVALSNLWLFEPLVRKQLQASPSTNAVLQTTTALTIVQAGNKDNVLPGRAEATVNFRLLPGDSASSVIAHVEQTVRSAVPKGQFELAALPGVSEAAPVSPTQSASYQLIGRTVREVFPGTVVAPGLMVGATDSRHMIGISDHVFRFSPVRARPEDLARFHGTNERISEANLVELIRFYHRLIHQAADAGV, from the coding sequence ATGGATGCACCCTTGCGCGGCCGTGGCGCCGCGATCCGGCGGGCTGTCGGACGCTTGCTGTTTGTGCTGGTCGTCGGGCTGGCGGTGCTCGCGGCATGCATCGCATTCAATACATGGCGCCATGATTCGCGCCAGCTCGACGTGCCGCCCGCCGCACCGCTGGCGGTCGATGGGGCCGCCGCTGCCGCGCGCCTGGGCGAGGCCATTCGTGCCCGCACGATTTCCAGCTTCACGGACGCGCAGCAGAACGCCGATCAGTTTCGCCAGCTGCATGCGCTGCTCGCCGCCCGCTACCCCAAGGCGCACGCCGCCATGCAGCGCGAGCCGGTGGGCGATTTCAGCCTGCTCTACACGTGGAAGGGCTCGGATCCGTCGCTCAAGCCGATCCTGCTGATGGCGCACCAGGACGTGGTGCCGGTCGCGCCCGGCATGGAGGGCGACTGGACCGAGCCGCCCTTTGCCGGCGTGGTGAAGGACGGCATGGTGTGGGGCCGCGGCGCGTGGGACGACAAGGGCAACCTGATCGCCCAGATGGAAGCCGCCGAATTGCTGGTGGCGAGCGGCTTCCGCCCCCGCCGCACCATCCACTTCGCCTTCGGTGCCGATGAGGAGGTCGGCGGCGAGCGTGGTGCCGCGCGAATTGCGGCGCTGCTGAAATCGCGCGGCGAGCAGCTCGCCTTCGTGATCGACGAGGGGCTGCTGATCACCGAGGGCGTGGTGCCGGGGCTGACCAAGCCGGCCGCGCTGATCGGCGTCACCGAGAAGGGCTTCCTGTCGGTGGCATTGAAGGTGTCCGCGACGCCCGGCCATTCGTCGATGCCGCCGGCGCCGGGCGAGAGCGCGATCGCCATGATGAGCGCCGCCCTCAAGCACCTCGACGACCAGCAGCTGCCCGCCGGCATCCGCGGCGTGACCCGCGAGATGTTCGAGACGCTGGCGCCGGAGATGAACGGCCTGAACCGTGTCGCGCTGTCCAACCTGTGGCTGTTCGAGCCGCTGGTGCGCAAGCAACTGCAGGCGTCGCCCAGCACCAACGCTGTGCTGCAGACCACTACCGCGCTGACCATCGTCCAGGCCGGCAACAAGGACAACGTCCTGCCCGGCCGCGCCGAGGCAACGGTCAACTTCCGCCTGTTGCCCGGCGACAGCGCCTCGTCCGTGATCGCGCACGTGGAGCAGACGGTGCGGTCCGCCGTGCCCAAGGGGCAGTTCGAGCTGGCCGCGCTGCCCGGCGTGAGCGAGGCTGCGCCCGTCTCGCCGACGCAATCGGCGTCCTATCAGCTTATCGGCAGGACGGTGCGCGAGGTGTTCCCGGGGACCGTGGTGGCGCCGGGGCTCATGGTGGGCGCGACCGATTCGCGGCACATGATCGGCATCAGCGACCACGTCTTCCGCTTCTCGCCGGTGCGCGCCCGGCCGGAAGATCTGGCGCGCTTCCACGGCACGAACGAGCGCATCTCGGAGGCGAACCTGGTGGAGCTGATCCGCTTCTACCACCGGCTGATCCACCAGGCGGCCGACGCCGGAGTTTGA
- a CDS encoding TolC family protein, giving the protein MVKHPCIRAAVALSCALLVRSGLAAAPAGEAAAASDTAAPAAQSAPASVPGAAHERMTLQQAIDRALATHPALAAAGYAVRASEGAVDQASRLRNPEAAFLTEDVRRDRATMTAQLNIPLELGGKRAARTRAAELARDAAGQDAAVLAAELRADVTRAFFELSIAQERLRLAQASDALAAQAEAAAVRRVQAGKVSPVEQTKAAVARAGAAIELRDAQADLLVAQRALSAFWGGAVAVPEADGSAETLPAVPPEAHRVLAAATAAEPVALAATPRAQRARLEIEHRQALVNVERSKRVPDVTLSVGAKRDSGANANMAVVGIAVPLPLFDRNQGSLLEAQRLADKATEDYRALQLEQAAVLSQDVARLEAARQAVRSLRQDVLPGAGRAYDAARIGFEAGKFNFLDVLDAQRTLFQARAQYLAALSRAHQAAAGIDRILGR; this is encoded by the coding sequence GTGGTGAAGCATCCATGTATCCGGGCTGCGGTAGCCCTGTCGTGCGCGCTGCTGGTCCGGTCCGGGCTGGCGGCCGCGCCCGCTGGGGAGGCGGCAGCCGCCTCCGATACGGCCGCGCCGGCTGCGCAATCCGCGCCGGCGTCGGTGCCGGGGGCCGCGCATGAGCGCATGACATTGCAGCAGGCCATCGACCGCGCGCTGGCAACGCATCCCGCGCTGGCCGCCGCAGGCTATGCGGTGCGTGCCAGCGAAGGCGCCGTCGACCAGGCGAGCCGGCTGCGCAATCCCGAGGCAGCGTTCCTCACCGAGGACGTGCGCCGCGACCGCGCCACCATGACGGCGCAACTGAATATCCCGCTCGAGCTCGGCGGCAAGCGCGCTGCGCGCACACGCGCGGCGGAGTTGGCGCGCGACGCCGCCGGCCAGGATGCCGCCGTGCTCGCGGCCGAGCTGCGCGCCGATGTCACGCGCGCCTTTTTCGAGCTGTCCATTGCCCAGGAGCGTTTGCGGCTGGCGCAGGCATCCGACGCGCTTGCCGCGCAGGCCGAGGCGGCCGCCGTGCGGCGCGTGCAGGCCGGCAAGGTGTCGCCGGTCGAGCAGACCAAGGCGGCGGTGGCGCGCGCCGGCGCCGCCATCGAACTGCGCGATGCGCAGGCCGATCTGCTGGTGGCCCAGCGGGCGCTGTCGGCATTCTGGGGCGGCGCCGTGGCGGTGCCCGAGGCCGACGGCAGCGCGGAGACCCTGCCCGCCGTACCGCCCGAGGCGCACCGCGTGCTGGCCGCTGCCACGGCGGCAGAGCCCGTGGCGCTGGCTGCCACGCCGCGTGCGCAGCGCGCGCGCCTGGAGATCGAGCACCGCCAGGCCCTGGTCAACGTGGAGCGCAGCAAGCGCGTGCCGGACGTGACGCTCAGCGTCGGCGCCAAGCGCGACAGCGGCGCGAACGCCAACATGGCCGTGGTGGGCATCGCCGTGCCGCTGCCGCTGTTCGACCGCAACCAGGGCAGCCTGCTGGAGGCGCAGCGCCTGGCCGACAAGGCCACCGAAGACTACCGCGCGCTGCAGCTGGAGCAGGCGGCCGTGCTGTCGCAGGACGTCGCCCGGCTGGAGGCCGCGCGCCAGGCGGTCCGGTCATTGCGGCAGGACGTGCTGCCCGGCGCCGGGCGTGCCTATGACGCCGCGCGCATCGGCTTCGAAGCCGGCAAGTTCAATTTCCTCGATGTGCTGGACGCCCAGCGCACGCTGTTCCAGGCGCGCGCGCAGTACCTGGCGGCGCTGTCGCGCGCGCACCAGGCGGCGGCGGGCATCGATCGCATCCTTGGCCGGTAG
- a CDS encoding heavy metal sensor histidine kinase has translation MMPWPASLAARLVLAFVLVAGVMLTGAGTYLYYALNAQLRATDDAMLLGKIVQLRHCAKDTQSVDDIVRDARRYTEVVSGHEGLILRVIGPDGRTLVEANPEGEPVAAPAAVPPDVLASESALHTWWSRTGIASRAIAAQARLGNHRDTVTVLVAQDGDSRAALMASYRRHIFLAVIAGVAAVALLSLWLVRSTLKGLARIGRQAASVVPSQLDTRLTLKGAPRELSDLLAALNAMLTRLQDGFARLSQFSADLAHDFRTPLANLVGQTEVTLAHPRPAGEYRAVLESSLEEYARLSRMIEDMLFLARADHARVALSVAPLDARHEIQVLVDYFEAVAADRDITIQVCGNGRVRADLTLLRRAINNLLDNALRHTPGGARIDVAVQVLPHNTTIAVRNPGPGIPAASLPLLFDRFYRGDPARANSERSAGLGLAIVQTIMDLHGGTAQASSPPGGPTEFRLTFPA, from the coding sequence ATGATGCCCTGGCCAGCCTCCCTCGCCGCACGGCTGGTGCTGGCGTTCGTGCTGGTCGCCGGCGTCATGCTGACCGGTGCCGGCACCTATCTGTACTACGCGCTCAACGCCCAGCTGCGCGCCACCGACGACGCCATGCTGCTCGGCAAGATCGTGCAGCTGCGCCACTGCGCCAAGGACACGCAGTCCGTCGATGACATCGTGCGCGACGCGCGTCGCTATACCGAGGTGGTGTCGGGCCACGAGGGACTGATCCTGCGCGTCATCGGGCCGGACGGCCGCACGCTGGTGGAGGCCAACCCCGAGGGCGAGCCGGTCGCCGCGCCGGCAGCGGTGCCGCCCGACGTGCTGGCATCGGAATCGGCCCTGCATACGTGGTGGTCGCGCACCGGCATTGCGTCGCGCGCGATCGCCGCGCAAGCCAGGCTCGGCAATCACCGCGATACGGTGACGGTGCTGGTGGCCCAGGACGGCGACAGCCGCGCCGCGCTGATGGCGAGCTACCGGCGGCATATCTTCCTGGCGGTCATCGCGGGCGTGGCGGCCGTGGCGCTGCTGAGCCTGTGGCTGGTGCGCAGCACCCTGAAGGGGCTCGCGCGCATCGGGCGGCAGGCGGCTTCCGTGGTCCCCAGCCAGTTGGATACGCGCCTGACGCTGAAGGGCGCGCCGCGCGAGCTGTCCGACCTGCTGGCCGCGCTCAATGCCATGCTCACGCGGCTGCAGGACGGCTTCGCGCGGCTGTCGCAGTTTTCCGCCGATCTGGCCCACGACTTCCGCACGCCGCTGGCCAACCTGGTCGGCCAGACCGAGGTGACGCTCGCGCATCCGCGTCCGGCCGGGGAGTACCGCGCGGTGCTGGAATCCAGCCTGGAGGAATATGCGCGGCTCTCGCGCATGATCGAGGACATGCTGTTCCTGGCCCGCGCCGACCACGCGCGCGTGGCGCTGTCGGTCGCGCCGCTCGATGCGCGCCACGAGATCCAGGTGCTGGTGGATTACTTCGAAGCGGTGGCCGCCGACCGCGACATCACCATCCAGGTCTGCGGCAACGGCCGCGTGCGCGCCGACCTCACGCTGCTGCGCCGCGCGATCAACAACCTGCTCGACAACGCCCTGCGGCACACGCCCGGCGGCGCGCGGATCGACGTCGCCGTCCAGGTGCTGCCGCACAACACCACCATCGCCGTGCGCAATCCGGGGCCCGGCATCCCGGCGGCGAGCCTGCCGCTGCTGTTCGACCGCTTCTATCGCGGCGACCCGGCGCGCGCCAACTCCGAGCGCTCGGCCGGCCTGGGGCTGGCCATCGTGCAGACCATCATGGACCTGCACGGCGGCACCGCGCAGGCCAGCAGCCCGCCGGGCGGGCCCACCGAATTCCGGCTGACCTTCCCGGCGTAG
- a CDS encoding HIT family protein: MPDPTYDNQNIFAKILRGEAPCIKVYEDEHTLAFMDIMPQADGHVLVLPKEGAAELFDLSDDAAAAAIRTTRKLARAVRRAFTPPGIAVFQLNGSAAGQTVPHVHFHVLPRYTDTPLQPHARVQADTDRLKAQAEQIIAALRAD; encoded by the coding sequence ATGCCTGACCCGACGTACGACAACCAGAACATCTTCGCCAAGATCCTGCGCGGCGAGGCGCCTTGCATCAAGGTCTACGAAGACGAGCACACGCTGGCGTTCATGGACATCATGCCGCAGGCCGACGGCCACGTGCTGGTGCTGCCCAAGGAAGGCGCGGCCGAGCTGTTCGACCTGTCCGACGATGCCGCCGCCGCCGCCATCCGCACCACGCGCAAGCTGGCCCGGGCCGTGCGCCGCGCCTTCACGCCGCCCGGCATCGCCGTGTTCCAGCTCAACGGCAGCGCCGCCGGCCAGACCGTGCCGCACGTGCACTTCCACGTGCTGCCGCGCTACACCGACACGCCGCTACAGCCGCACGCCCGCGTCCAGGCCGACACCGACCGGCTCAAGGCCCAGGCCGAGCAGATCATCGCGGCACTGCGGGCCGACTAA
- a CDS encoding heavy metal response regulator transcription factor produces MRLLIVEDEPKAGDYLLKGLTESGFVADLARSGPDGLYQAMEHDYDLIVLDVMLPGMDGWQVIRELRRRKTTPVLFLTARDELSDRLKGLELGADDYLVKPFAFAELVARVHTILRRGPMRESEVLEIADLTIDTIKRRVTRAGRRIDLTAKEYALLHLLARRTGEVLSRSLISSQVWDVNFDSNTNVVDVAIRRLRAKVDDPFEPKLIHTLRGMGYVLDTVAR; encoded by the coding sequence ATGCGACTGCTCATCGTCGAAGACGAGCCCAAGGCGGGCGACTATCTCCTGAAGGGCCTGACGGAATCCGGCTTCGTGGCCGACCTCGCCCGCTCCGGCCCCGATGGCCTCTACCAGGCCATGGAACACGACTACGACCTGATCGTGCTCGACGTCATGCTGCCCGGCATGGACGGCTGGCAGGTCATCCGCGAACTGCGCCGCCGCAAGACCACGCCGGTACTCTTCCTCACCGCCCGCGACGAGCTGTCCGACCGCCTGAAGGGCCTGGAGCTGGGCGCCGACGATTACCTCGTCAAGCCCTTTGCCTTTGCCGAGCTGGTGGCGCGCGTGCACACCATCCTGCGGCGCGGGCCGATGCGCGAGAGCGAGGTCCTCGAAATCGCCGACCTGACCATCGACACCATCAAGCGCCGCGTCACGCGCGCCGGCCGCCGGATCGACCTGACCGCCAAGGAATACGCGCTGCTGCACCTGCTGGCGCGCCGCACGGGCGAGGTGCTGTCGCGCTCGCTGATCTCCTCGCAGGTGTGGGACGTGAACTTCGACAGCAACACCAACGTGGTCGACGTCGCCATCCGCCGCCTGCGCGCCAAGGTGGACGACCCGTTCGAACCCAAGCTGATCCACACGCTGCGCGGCATGGGCTACGTGCTGGACACGGTGGCCCGATGA
- a CDS encoding DUF3005 domain-containing protein, which translates to MHDDTPPPIPPPEPGPDAPDAHARRADDPVRLAARRIRSVDAAGTEASDDTIDTDGKGLEAARDRSPWQDNVIFSNATAANHLPETDPDLAGVDSRTGHGGLLITTAPGHAVTYEGTVNVATRTGTRTALRFSIGEATPRPPPGKPTR; encoded by the coding sequence ATGCACGACGACACCCCGCCCCCCATTCCGCCGCCCGAACCTGGGCCGGACGCACCCGACGCCCACGCGCGCCGCGCCGATGACCCGGTCCGCCTCGCGGCCCGGCGCATCCGCTCGGTGGACGCGGCCGGCACCGAGGCCAGCGACGACACCATCGACACCGACGGCAAGGGCCTGGAAGCCGCCCGTGACCGCTCGCCATGGCAAGACAACGTGATCTTCTCCAACGCGACGGCGGCCAACCATCTCCCGGAGACCGACCCCGATCTGGCCGGCGTGGACAGCCGCACCGGCCACGGCGGGCTCCTCATCACGACTGCGCCGGGCCATGCGGTGACCTACGAGGGCACCGTGAACGTGGCGACACGCACGGGCACGCGCACCGCGCTGCGCTTCAGCATCGGCGAGGCGACGCCGCGGCCGCCGCCAGGCAAGCCCACCCGCTGA